The following nucleotide sequence is from Williamwhitmania sp..
GCTCTATAATGCATTAATGACCTCTGAACCAAGCCTTCAAGATGGCTACAAGGTTGAATTTCTAGTTGTTAACAACCTTCAAAAGGAAGAGGTAGAATACGTATTTAAGGAACTGCAGTATTACCTCCGTAAGAATCTATCTAACAGTCAGATTGAGTTTGTTGTGGATCTTTCAGCCGTGGATCAGAAATCGGTGATATATACTCCTGAGGAAAAGTTTAGGCATATGAGCCAAAAAAACCAAGTATTAATTCTTTTGCGTCAGCAAATGAACCTAGATTTTGAGTAAATTTGTGTATTGGTTGAGCGATGTAATTGTAAATAAAATATAAAGCTATGATTACAAAAAGAATGGAAGACGCAATTTGCGCACAAATAAATGCCGAATACTGGTCGGCATACCTTTACTTAGCCATGTCAGCCCATTTTGTACAGGCAGGATATCCTGGCCTTGCTAACTGGATGCGGATTCAGGCAAAGGAGGAGGGTACCCATGCCGCTAAGTTTTTCGACTATGTGCTCGAACGTGATGGTAAGGTAACGCTTATGCCCATTGCTGCTGTCCCGGCTAAGTGGGAAAGCCCTCTAGTTGCCTTTGAAGATGTGCTCAAGCATGAGCAAAAGGTAACCTCTTTAATCAATGGCTTAATGCAAGTGGCTGTGGAGGAAAAAGACTTCGCCTGCCAGAGTATG
It contains:
- a CDS encoding ferritin, which gives rise to MITKRMEDAICAQINAEYWSAYLYLAMSAHFVQAGYPGLANWMRIQAKEEGTHAAKFFDYVLERDGKVTLMPIAAVPAKWESPLVAFEDVLKHEQKVTSLINGLMQVAVEEKDFACQSMLKWFIDEQVEEEANVKEILDSLRMVQGNGNGMFMIDRELRQRVFVDATASSATK